One Serpentinicella alkaliphila DNA segment encodes these proteins:
- a CDS encoding protein arginine kinase, whose translation MAKWLKEIGPHADIVVSTRVRLARNIEGFPFPHILNEEKAEELKKIVMESVISGNSTLQNHFNIISMKDISQIERLNYLEKYLVSPDLIRHSNIGSALINKEETISILINEEDHIRVQCLLPGLQLEKAWDLAQNIDDLIEEKINYSYEEELGYLTACPTNLGTGVRVSVMLHLPALSLTGHINGVLKASGQIGLAVRGIYGEGTDFLGHLYQISNQVTLGITEQEIISNISDVTMQIIQNERSARDKLLHHRKIELEDKVFRSYGILKNARVMSRSEAMQLISDIKLGINLGLIENNNMEILNELTALIQPGCLQKYYAMELSESDRDIKRAQLIREMLG comes from the coding sequence ATGGCAAAGTGGTTAAAGGAAATAGGGCCTCATGCAGATATAGTAGTAAGTACAAGAGTTAGACTTGCAAGAAATATAGAAGGATTTCCTTTTCCTCATATATTGAATGAAGAAAAGGCAGAAGAATTAAAAAAAATAGTAATGGAAAGTGTAATCAGTGGTAACTCCACTTTACAAAACCACTTTAATATAATTTCTATGAAGGATATTAGTCAAATAGAGAGATTAAATTATTTAGAAAAGTATTTAGTTAGCCCAGATCTAATTCGTCATTCAAACATTGGCAGCGCCTTAATAAATAAGGAAGAGACTATTAGTATTTTAATAAATGAAGAGGACCATATAAGAGTACAATGCCTCTTGCCTGGATTGCAATTAGAAAAGGCCTGGGACCTAGCACAAAACATAGATGATCTAATCGAAGAAAAAATAAATTACTCATATGAAGAGGAACTAGGGTATTTGACAGCATGTCCTACTAATTTAGGTACAGGTGTAAGGGTTTCGGTTATGCTTCATCTCCCAGCTTTGAGCTTAACTGGACATATAAATGGGGTTTTAAAGGCATCTGGACAAATTGGTTTAGCCGTAAGGGGTATATATGGTGAAGGCACTGATTTTTTAGGACACTTATATCAAATTTCAAACCAGGTTACATTAGGGATAACTGAGCAAGAAATTATTTCGAATATTTCTGATGTTACAATGCAGATTATACAAAATGAGCGATCAGCTAGAGATAAGCTACTACATCATAGAAAAATTGAATTAGAGGATAAGGTTTTTAGGTCTTATGGTATTTTAAAAAATGCTAGAGTAATGTCTAGAAGTGAAGCTATGCAACTAATATCTGATATTAAACTTGGAATTAACCTAGGTTTAATTGAAAATAATAACATGGAAATATTGAATGAGTTAACTGCTTTAATTCAACCGGGATGTTTGCAAAAATATTATGCTATGGAACTAAGCGAAAGTGATAGAGATATAAAAAGAGCGCAATTGATAAGAGAAATGTTAGGATAG
- a CDS encoding ATP-dependent Clp protease ATP-binding subunit, translating to MEGRFTERANKAILLSQEIAQHYGQNYVGTEHLLLGLLHESGGIAVKVIINLGFDPKVVKDKIVKLLSPSDKKENLLGFTPRMKKVFELSFTEARSMGHNYVGTEHLLLGLIREGEGLGAKVLMELGVSLEKIREQILKQLNDGKSQVGKVKEPVKRKETPNLNKYGRDLNQLATEGKIDPVIGRESEIQRVIQVLSRRTKNNPCLIGEPGVGKTAVAEGLAQKIVEGNVPETLKDKRIVSLDVGSLIAGSKYRGEFEERLKKIMEELRQAGDVILFIDEMHTIVGAGAGEGAVDAANILKPALARGELQTIGATTLDEFKKHIEKDAALERRFQPIIIDEPNIEDTIKILMGLRDKYEAHHRVKITDEAIKAAAELSHRYIMDRQLPDKAIDLIDEAASKVRLSIFTLPPDVKDLEEKLEKLSKEKEEAISLQDFERAAKIRDEEKVTKDRLEERHSNWNNKNQSTETLVTDEEIAQIVGSWTGIPVTKLKEEESERLLNMEEILHKRVIGQDEAIKSVSKAMRRARVGLKDPKRPIGSFIFLGPTGVGKTELSRALAEVMFGDENAMIRVDMSEYMEKHTVSKLIGSPPGYVGYDEGGQLTEKIRRRPYSVILFDEIEKAHPDVFNMLLQILDDGRLTDAKGRTVNFKNTVIVMTSNVGAHTIKKQRTLGFSSNDESLAKSEYEKMKDNVMDELKRTFRPEFLNRIDDIIVFHSLEKEYIIKIVDLMVDELKDRLKQLNINIEVTEGAKNHIGEKGFDIQFGARPLKRAIQKLIEDPLSEELLKGHINQGDDVVIDIEGEQLIIKRK from the coding sequence ATGGAAGGCAGATTTACTGAGAGAGCAAACAAGGCCATATTATTATCTCAAGAAATAGCCCAACATTATGGGCAAAATTATGTAGGGACAGAACACCTTTTACTTGGACTCTTACATGAAAGTGGCGGAATTGCAGTAAAGGTAATTATAAATCTTGGATTTGATCCTAAAGTAGTAAAAGATAAAATTGTTAAGCTATTAAGTCCTTCAGATAAAAAAGAGAATTTATTAGGTTTTACACCAAGAATGAAAAAGGTATTTGAGTTGAGTTTTACTGAAGCTAGAAGCATGGGTCATAATTACGTAGGCACTGAGCATCTATTACTAGGATTAATACGAGAGGGAGAGGGTCTAGGGGCCAAAGTTTTAATGGAGCTTGGTGTTAGTCTGGAAAAAATAAGAGAGCAGATTTTAAAGCAGCTAAATGATGGAAAAAGTCAGGTTGGAAAGGTGAAGGAGCCAGTGAAAAGAAAAGAAACTCCAAACTTAAACAAATATGGAAGAGACCTAAACCAATTAGCAACTGAAGGTAAGATTGATCCAGTTATAGGTAGAGAATCGGAAATTCAAAGAGTAATACAGGTACTGAGCAGAAGAACTAAGAATAACCCTTGCTTAATAGGTGAGCCAGGGGTTGGTAAAACAGCAGTTGCAGAGGGTTTAGCTCAAAAAATAGTTGAAGGGAATGTACCTGAAACTTTAAAGGACAAAAGGATAGTTTCTCTTGATGTTGGGTCATTAATTGCAGGTTCAAAATATAGAGGTGAGTTTGAAGAAAGACTTAAAAAAATTATGGAGGAATTAAGGCAAGCAGGAGACGTAATCCTATTTATTGATGAGATGCATACAATAGTAGGGGCTGGAGCAGGAGAAGGGGCGGTAGATGCAGCAAATATATTAAAGCCTGCATTAGCTAGAGGAGAACTACAGACAATAGGAGCTACAACTCTAGATGAGTTTAAAAAACATATTGAAAAGGACGCTGCTTTAGAAAGAAGATTTCAACCAATTATAATTGATGAGCCAAATATTGAGGATACCATTAAAATTTTAATGGGACTAAGAGATAAATATGAAGCCCATCATAGAGTTAAAATTACAGATGAGGCTATTAAGGCTGCGGCTGAATTATCTCATAGATATATTATGGATAGGCAGTTACCAGATAAGGCCATTGACTTAATAGATGAAGCAGCCTCTAAAGTAAGGCTATCTATATTTACGCTTCCGCCAGATGTTAAGGATTTAGAGGAAAAATTAGAAAAATTGTCTAAGGAAAAAGAGGAAGCCATAAGTTTACAGGATTTTGAACGAGCAGCAAAAATAAGAGATGAAGAAAAGGTTACAAAAGATAGATTAGAAGAACGTCATAGTAATTGGAATAATAAAAATCAGTCAACGGAAACATTAGTCACAGATGAAGAAATAGCCCAGATTGTTGGAAGTTGGACTGGTATACCTGTAACTAAGCTGAAAGAGGAAGAGTCAGAAAGACTACTAAATATGGAAGAAATACTGCATAAGAGGGTTATCGGTCAGGATGAAGCAATTAAATCCGTTTCTAAGGCTATGAGAAGGGCTAGGGTTGGCTTAAAAGATCCAAAGAGACCTATAGGTTCATTTATATTCCTAGGTCCAACGGGTGTAGGTAAAACTGAGCTATCTAGAGCTTTAGCAGAAGTAATGTTTGGCGATGAAAATGCTATGATCAGAGTGGATATGTCTGAATATATGGAAAAACACACTGTATCTAAATTAATAGGTTCACCACCTGGATACGTGGGATATGATGAAGGTGGTCAATTGACTGAGAAGATTAGAAGAAGACCTTATTCAGTAATCCTGTTTGATGAGATAGAAAAGGCCCATCCAGATGTGTTTAATATGTTGCTTCAAATATTAGATGATGGTAGGTTAACGGATGCTAAAGGTAGAACTGTAAACTTTAAAAACACAGTTATTGTAATGACATCCAATGTTGGAGCCCATACAATTAAGAAACAAAGAACACTAGGCTTTTCTTCTAATGATGAATCCTTAGCAAAAAGTGAGTATGAAAAAATGAAAGATAATGTAATGGACGAATTAAAGAGAACCTTTAGACCAGAGTTTTTGAATCGTATTGATGATATTATTGTATTCCACTCCCTTGAAAAAGAATATATAATAAAAATTGTTGATCTAATGGTAGATGAACTCAAGGATCGATTAAAGCAACTAAATATAAATATAGAAGTAACAGAAGGGGCTAAAAATCATATCGGTGAAAAGGGATTTGATATTCAATTTGGAGCAAGGCCACTGAAAAGAGCTATTCAAAAGCTCATCGAAGATCCTTTGTCAGAAGAACTATTAAAAGGTCATATAAATCAGGGTGACGATGTAGTAATAGATATTGAGGGAGAGCAATTAATTATAAAGCGAAAATAG
- the radA gene encoding DNA repair protein RadA: MGKSKTKYICQQCGYESPKWFGMCPGCSQWNTMEEEFVDNSKSFKRSPTVKGGTAPQPIKEVKTGDYIRYDTQIQELNRVLGGGLVKGSLTLISGEPGIGKSTLILQAAGAIANKYGKTLYVSGEESEEQIKMRAERLKTLEENLYIVSETNINRIEKFIENMEPVFVIIDSVQTLYKEEIVSAPGSVSQVKESVNNLMRIGKSSNIPIFLVAHVTKQGELAGPRVLEHMVDTVLHFEGERTQEFRILRALKNRFGTTSEIGVFEMSMDGLIEITNPSGIFLETLNPEAEGSIVVGTVEGTRPLLVEIQALVTSTTSGFPRRTAVGVDTNRLNLIIAVLEKKVGLPLSFQDIYVNVVGGLKLEGTSADLGIAMAIYSSVRGIKIPSGQMVAIGEVSLTGEIRPVTHIEKLVKEAEKMGFKNCIIPNRNKAKLDGINSNVIGVTGLKDALDIIIS; this comes from the coding sequence ATGGGAAAATCAAAGACTAAATATATTTGTCAACAATGCGGCTACGAAAGTCCTAAATGGTTTGGAATGTGTCCTGGATGTAGTCAGTGGAATACTATGGAAGAAGAATTTGTAGATAACTCCAAAAGTTTTAAACGCTCTCCTACTGTTAAAGGAGGAACAGCTCCTCAGCCAATTAAAGAGGTTAAAACTGGGGATTACATAAGATATGATACTCAAATACAAGAATTAAACCGGGTGCTTGGAGGTGGCTTAGTAAAAGGGTCACTTACTTTAATATCTGGAGAACCTGGTATTGGCAAATCAACGCTAATATTGCAAGCTGCTGGAGCTATAGCTAATAAATATGGTAAAACCTTATATGTATCAGGTGAGGAATCAGAAGAACAGATTAAAATGAGGGCTGAGAGATTAAAAACTCTAGAGGAAAACCTATATATCGTTTCAGAAACGAATATTAATCGAATTGAGAAGTTTATTGAGAATATGGAGCCAGTTTTTGTAATAATAGACTCTGTTCAAACTCTATATAAAGAAGAGATAGTTTCGGCACCAGGTAGTGTGTCACAGGTTAAAGAGTCGGTAAATAACCTAATGAGAATAGGAAAATCAAGTAACATACCAATATTTTTAGTCGCACATGTAACTAAGCAAGGGGAACTGGCAGGACCCAGAGTATTAGAGCATATGGTCGATACTGTCTTGCATTTTGAAGGGGAACGAACTCAAGAGTTTAGAATATTAAGGGCCTTAAAGAACCGCTTTGGAACTACGAGCGAAATTGGAGTTTTTGAAATGAGTATGGATGGCCTAATTGAAATAACAAATCCTTCAGGGATTTTTTTAGAAACCCTAAATCCTGAAGCAGAGGGGTCTATAGTAGTAGGAACAGTAGAGGGAACTAGACCATTATTAGTAGAAATTCAGGCCTTGGTAACTAGTACCACCTCTGGTTTCCCCAGAAGAACTGCTGTAGGGGTAGATACGAATAGGCTAAATTTAATTATTGCAGTATTAGAAAAAAAAGTAGGTTTACCTCTTAGCTTTCAAGATATATATGTTAATGTTGTTGGTGGTTTAAAGTTAGAAGGAACATCCGCTGATTTAGGAATAGCTATGGCTATTTATTCCAGTGTGAGAGGCATAAAAATCCCATCTGGACAGATGGTTGCAATTGGAGAAGTTTCTTTAACTGGAGAAATTCGCCCTGTAACACATATTGAAAAGCTGGTGAAAGAGGCAGAAAAAATGGGTTTTAAAAACTGTATTATTCCAAATCGAAATAAAGCAAAACTTGATGGGATAAATAGCAATGTAATTGGCGTTACAGGGCTAAAGGATGCGTTGGATATAATAATTTCTTAA
- the disA gene encoding DNA integrity scanning diadenylate cyclase DisA: protein MKGYEVGERQLMDAIKMLAPGTPLREGIENLLRAKTGALIVISDSEKMANIVDGGFPINMEFTPNYLYELGKMDGAIILSQDAKKILNANVQLVPDNSVTSSETGIRHRIAERVAKQTGEIVISISQRRNIITLYLGNYKYVVQETNKLLSKANQAIQTLEKYKTVLDRVKTNLSALEFEDLVTVYDVATVIQRTEMVMRIVNEIERFINELGNEGRLISMQLEELVVNVKDDGRNIIADYIVDDTKEINAVLKEIRSLTSEELLNLTYIGKILGFTQNANPLDLYVIPRGYRILSKIPRLPVTIIDNLILEFGNFQKVLKATIEQLDDVDGIGEIRARYIKEGLRRLQEQVLMGRHI from the coding sequence ATGAAAGGGTATGAGGTCGGGGAAAGACAGTTGATGGATGCTATAAAGATGCTTGCTCCGGGCACCCCCTTAAGAGAAGGGATTGAAAATTTATTAAGAGCTAAAACTGGCGCACTTATAGTGATTAGTGATAGTGAAAAAATGGCAAATATAGTGGATGGCGGATTTCCAATTAATATGGAATTTACACCTAACTATCTCTATGAATTAGGGAAGATGGATGGGGCCATAATATTAAGCCAAGATGCAAAAAAGATTCTTAATGCTAATGTTCAATTAGTTCCAGATAATTCAGTAACTTCCTCAGAAACAGGCATTAGACATAGAATTGCTGAAAGAGTTGCTAAGCAAACTGGAGAAATTGTAATTTCAATTTCCCAGAGAAGAAATATTATAACATTGTATTTAGGGAATTATAAATATGTCGTACAGGAAACAAATAAATTGTTATCTAAAGCTAACCAAGCCATACAAACTTTGGAAAAGTATAAGACTGTTTTGGATCGTGTTAAAACGAACTTAAGCGCCTTGGAGTTCGAGGACTTAGTTACAGTATATGATGTAGCTACTGTAATACAAAGAACTGAAATGGTAATGAGAATAGTAAATGAAATAGAAAGATTTATTAATGAACTAGGTAATGAAGGCCGACTTATAAGTATGCAACTGGAGGAATTAGTCGTAAATGTAAAGGACGATGGGCGCAATATTATTGCTGATTATATTGTAGATGATACAAAAGAAATAAATGCTGTTTTAAAGGAAATACGTTCTCTTACATCTGAAGAGCTCCTAAATTTAACCTATATTGGAAAAATACTAGGTTTTACTCAAAATGCCAATCCTTTAGATTTATATGTAATCCCAAGAGGCTATAGAATACTAAGTAAGATACCAAGGCTACCTGTTACCATTATTGACAACCTTATTTTAGAGTTTGGTAACTTTCAAAAGGTTTTAAAAGCGACAATAGAACAACTAGATGATGTTGATGGTATAGGAGAAATTAGAGCTAGATATATAAAAGAGGGCCTAAGACGACTTCAGGAACAAGTTTTAATGGGAAGACATATATAA